In Asterias rubens unplaced genomic scaffold, eAstRub1.3, whole genome shotgun sequence, a single window of DNA contains:
- the LOC117306729 gene encoding transcription termination factor 4, mitochondrial-like has protein sequence MAGLLKKCLVLWLTPPCSHIRVKVTFSSSPLLQRLVRLEDPKLLQTACFLSQEQRPKLKCSPNLHHVASFHCGKTLMSEFQINAPEGHHSDDIVTYVKDEGDLQRLLGNLTQLLSSPDFAKKVKISAEDAESKIEELTRLLLSFRADPKNIFRFLDSNPRVLNSNWDVLIGNIRYLNELQVFSNRILLVLDRNPKLFSARLNDLKERIRRLRKLGLREGGLQRVIITFPTILTLKQVRLNAAISKLRACHFASKQIATVIINAPQVLDAEPSDIERRFQYVYYMMGLTNQEDMVSANIFKYSLSHTRQRHILLERLGKYEMPDKKGQTRVDNPKLSRIVDCTDSRFAQRCAGIDLEEFEMFVKNLEAEDEVALDEEDEGRNEDLEDEETDDELSDYDYTKDK, from the exons ATGGCAGGACTACTGAAGAAATGTTTGGTGTTATGGCTGACGCCACCATGCTCACATATCAGGGTAAAAGTCACATTTTCAAGCTCTCCGCTGCTACAAAGATTGGTAAGATTGGAGGACCCCAAGCTACTTCAGACTGCATGTTTCCTAAGTCAGGAACAGAGACCAAAACTTAAATGCAGTCCCAACTTACACCATGTTGCGTCATTTCATTGTGGAAAAACTTTGATGTCAGAATTCCAGATAAATGCTCCTGAGGGACACCACAGTGATGATATCGTCACTTACGTAAAAGACGAAGGTGACCTTCAAAGGCTTCTTGGCAATCTCACTCAACTTCTTTCTTCTCCCGACTTTGCCAAGAAAGTGAAAATCAGCGCAGAGGATGCCGAGTCAAAGATTGAAGAGCTAACCCGGCTTCTTCTCAGCTTCAGAGCAGACCCTAAAAACATCTTCAGGTTTCTAGATTCCAATCCGCGCGTTCTGAATTCCAATTGGGATGTTTTGATTGGTAACATCCGATACTTGAATGAACTCCAGGTGTTCAGCAACCGCATTCTTCTTGTCCTCGACCGTAACCCTAAGCTCTTCAGCGCCCGCTTGAACGACTTAAAAGAGCGCATCAGGAGACTGCGCAAACTCGGCCTGAGAGAGGGCGGTCTTCAAAGGGTCATCATAACGTTTCCGACTATCTTGACTCTGAAGCAAGTTAGACTCAATGCAGCTATCAGTAAGCTGAGAGCTTGCCACTTCGCAAGCAAGCAGATCGCTACTGTGATCATTAACGCCCCTCAAGTTTTGGATGCTGAGCCTAGTGATATTG AGCGTAGATTCCAGTATGTGTACTACATGATGGGCCTCACAAATCAAGAGGACATGGTCTCTGCAAACATCTTCAAATATTCCTTGAGCCACACCCGGCAGCGACACATCCTCCTCGAGAGACTCGGCAAATACGAGATGCCGGACAAGAAAGGACAAACACGTGTCGATAACCCGAAGCTCAGCAGGATCGTGGACTGTACAGACTCGAGGTTTGCTCAGAGATGTGCTGGAATCGACTTGGAGGAGTTTGAGATGTTCGTCAAGAATTTAGAAGCGGAGGATGAGGTAGCATTGGATGAGGAGGATGAAGGGAGGAACGAAGATCTCGAAGATGAAGAGACGGACGATGAGTTAAGTGATTATGATTACACAAAAGATAAATAA